Proteins from one Vanessa atalanta chromosome 15, ilVanAtal1.2, whole genome shotgun sequence genomic window:
- the LOC125069497 gene encoding disks large-associated protein 5 isoform X1, with protein MEKSFDFGALLQNHEKKHKYKPTQLVSVAGGVKKRLENSIRNRKSTRLSVFDKIRNLPRTESPVPVKKVLSKIEHRRMQLEKWKEEKEKKKKEASLQKKKPFIAGVPHNPLKFVPPPPPKPLPSISGRVTRSQSSKQNSANNISKQKCTKTETKQSKYMTQSFAPKNATFNPPIFKNMIKIPTLATHSQNDTKYASIEHSLPAKAPKTAKSKSIAKHEPRNLRSRSQLPEKSNKGKKALSPIKSFSSTSSSSLESNLGEKSPVNKTKTPRKSLQNNKMFTPKNKIPKSESSSEEKLRSPKSMDLPMTPEQIVEEAKKISPCVTLSRGKDNARKEMKKKIVEGLLDEDLCEIDSVDHFRKQLDSEIKRISEMCETWDKILEQIALPEAVQEAVLGAVGQARLLMSQKLQQFASLLARCERPEPHQALVTPTDLHGFWDMVFMQVENVDMRFKKLEEMRARGWVDEQPVEVKKKVASKPAASRSRPAATSRLKDIIAAARKAKKDHNVDVPAVENTAEESKTFEAGFFSVQSPVKSPKQASTPVSKPSLLKAVLSNEANKSASKNSASFAMLRASLIGKNVEQNELYVQDLVPLTPINLDATPARSILKSTKKSGKKSIKVVLFDKSESEAVDKQHSSENEADITGVEKIETDQNADSGLSSMDVEKEVEGKENKSSRRKSKLIRQDATEDRSPVKTRSMRKSIQTPTAENEEGKKRSSRKKALQEVEINVEEIKTETPKRSSRRKSSSMRDVTA; from the exons ATGG AGAAGAGCTTCGATTTCGGTGCGTTGTTGCAGAACCATGAGAAGAAGCACAAATACAAACCTACGCAGCTTGTAAGCGTAGCCGGCGGG GTGAAAAAACGGCTAGAAAACAGCATTAGAAATAGAAAAAGTACTCGTCTATCagtatttgataaaatcagAAATCTTCCAAGAACAGAAAGTCCAGTGCCTGTAAAAAAGGTATTGTCCAAAATAGAGCACAGGCGGATGCAATTGGAAAAATGGAAGGAAGAAAAGGAGAAGAAGAAAAAAGAGGCTTCATTACAGAAAAAGAAGCCATTTATAGCTGGCGTACCACATAATCCACTTAAATTTGTTCCTCCTCCACCACCGAAACCTTTGCCCAGTATATCTGGGCGAGTCACACGATCACAGTCATCTAAACAAAACTCagcaaataatatttctaaacagAAATGTACTAAAACTGAAACCAAACAATCCAAATATATGACACAATCATTTGCACCAAAAAATGCTACCTTTAATccaccaatatttaaaaatatgattaagatACCCACTTTGGCGACCCATTCACAAAATGACACAAAATATGCTTCTATTGAACATTCATTGCCTGCAAAAGCACCTAAGACTGCTAAATCAAAATCTATTGCAAAACATGAACCCAGAAACTTACGAAGTCGATCTCAGTTACCTGAAAAATCAAATAAGGGTAAAAAAGCATTAAGCCcaataaaatctttttcatCAACTTCAAGTTCCAGCTTGGAATCTAATTTGGGTGAAAAATCTCCAGTTAATAAAACCAAAACTCCGAGAAAGTCTCTACAAAATAATAAGATGTTTACTCCTAAGAACAAGATTCCTAAAAGCGAGTCTAGTTCAGAAGAGAAACTGCGTTCACCCAAGTCAATGGACTTACCGATGACACCAGAGCAAATAGTTGAAGAGGCTAAGAAAATAAGTCCCTGTGTCACTTTGTCTCGTGGAAAAGATAATGCAAGGAAGGAGATGAAGAAAAAAATCGTTGAAG gtCTGCTTGATGAAGATCTATGTGAGATAGACAGCGTGGATCACTTCAGGAAGCAGCTCGACTCAGAAATCAAGCGCATTTCCGAGATGTGTGAAACCTGGGATAAGATACTGGAGCAGATCGCCCTGCCTGAAGCTGTacag GAGGCGGTGCTGGGCGCGGTGGGGCAGGCGCGGCTGCTGATGTCGCAGAAGCTGCAGCAGTTCGCGTCGCTGCTGGCGCGCTGCGAGCGCCCCGAGCCGCACCAGGCGCTCGTCACGCCCACCGACCTGCACGGCTTCTGGGACATGGTCTTCATGCAG gTTGAAAATGTAGACATGAGATTCAAGAAACTAGAGGAGATGCGAGCCCGAGGGTGGGTCGACGAGCAACCCGTCGAGGTCAAAAAGAAGGTAGCGTCCAAGCCGGCCGCCAGCCGCAGCAGACCCGCCGCCACCAGCCGCCTGAAGGACATAATCGCCG CTGCCCGAAAAGCCAAGAAAGATCATAACGTCGACGTGCCGGCCGTCGAAAACACAGCGGAGGAGAGCAAAACGTTCGAAGCTGGCTTTTTCAGCGTCCAGTCGCCCGTAAAGTCTCCCAAGCAAGCGTCCACTCCAGTTAGCAAGCCGAGTCTCCTGAAGGCGGTCTTGTCTAATGAGGCTAACAAATCCGCTTCTAAG AATTCAGCTTCGTTCGCCATGCTTCGCGCTTCGCTGATCGGCAAGAATGTTGAACAAAATGAATTGTATGTG CAGGACCTCGTGCCGCTAACACCGATAAATTTAGACGCTACGCCGGCCCGAAGCATCCTTAAATCGACGAAAAAATCTGGAAAGAAATCGATTAAAGTCGTATTATTCGATAAATCAGAATCGGAAGCTGTAGACAAGCAACACTCATCCGAGAATGAAGCGGATATAACCGGCGTGGAGAAAATAGAAACAGATCAGAACGCGGACAGCGGCCTGTCGTCGATGGACGTCGAGAAGGAAGTGGAAGGCAAGGAGAACAAGTCGTCGAGGAGGAAGTCCAAATTGATCAGACAAGACGCGACCGAGGATCGCAGCCCCGTGAAGACGAGGAGTATGCGGAAGAGCATCCAGACACCGACCGCTGAAAACGAGGAAGGGAAGAAGAGAAGTTCCAGAAAGAAGGCACTTCAGGAAGTAGAAATAAACGTGGAGGAGATCAAAACGGAGACTCCTAAAAGGTCATCGAGGCGAAAGAGTTCCAGTATGCGAGATGTTACTGCGTGA
- the LOC125069497 gene encoding disks large-associated protein 5 isoform X2: MHAYTPDLQVKKRLENSIRNRKSTRLSVFDKIRNLPRTESPVPVKKVLSKIEHRRMQLEKWKEEKEKKKKEASLQKKKPFIAGVPHNPLKFVPPPPPKPLPSISGRVTRSQSSKQNSANNISKQKCTKTETKQSKYMTQSFAPKNATFNPPIFKNMIKIPTLATHSQNDTKYASIEHSLPAKAPKTAKSKSIAKHEPRNLRSRSQLPEKSNKGKKALSPIKSFSSTSSSSLESNLGEKSPVNKTKTPRKSLQNNKMFTPKNKIPKSESSSEEKLRSPKSMDLPMTPEQIVEEAKKISPCVTLSRGKDNARKEMKKKIVEGLLDEDLCEIDSVDHFRKQLDSEIKRISEMCETWDKILEQIALPEAVQEAVLGAVGQARLLMSQKLQQFASLLARCERPEPHQALVTPTDLHGFWDMVFMQVENVDMRFKKLEEMRARGWVDEQPVEVKKKVASKPAASRSRPAATSRLKDIIAAARKAKKDHNVDVPAVENTAEESKTFEAGFFSVQSPVKSPKQASTPVSKPSLLKAVLSNEANKSASKNSASFAMLRASLIGKNVEQNELYVQDLVPLTPINLDATPARSILKSTKKSGKKSIKVVLFDKSESEAVDKQHSSENEADITGVEKIETDQNADSGLSSMDVEKEVEGKENKSSRRKSKLIRQDATEDRSPVKTRSMRKSIQTPTAENEEGKKRSSRKKALQEVEINVEEIKTETPKRSSRRKSSSMRDVTA, from the exons ATGCATGCG TACACTCCTGATTTACAGGTGAAAAAACGGCTAGAAAACAGCATTAGAAATAGAAAAAGTACTCGTCTATCagtatttgataaaatcagAAATCTTCCAAGAACAGAAAGTCCAGTGCCTGTAAAAAAGGTATTGTCCAAAATAGAGCACAGGCGGATGCAATTGGAAAAATGGAAGGAAGAAAAGGAGAAGAAGAAAAAAGAGGCTTCATTACAGAAAAAGAAGCCATTTATAGCTGGCGTACCACATAATCCACTTAAATTTGTTCCTCCTCCACCACCGAAACCTTTGCCCAGTATATCTGGGCGAGTCACACGATCACAGTCATCTAAACAAAACTCagcaaataatatttctaaacagAAATGTACTAAAACTGAAACCAAACAATCCAAATATATGACACAATCATTTGCACCAAAAAATGCTACCTTTAATccaccaatatttaaaaatatgattaagatACCCACTTTGGCGACCCATTCACAAAATGACACAAAATATGCTTCTATTGAACATTCATTGCCTGCAAAAGCACCTAAGACTGCTAAATCAAAATCTATTGCAAAACATGAACCCAGAAACTTACGAAGTCGATCTCAGTTACCTGAAAAATCAAATAAGGGTAAAAAAGCATTAAGCCcaataaaatctttttcatCAACTTCAAGTTCCAGCTTGGAATCTAATTTGGGTGAAAAATCTCCAGTTAATAAAACCAAAACTCCGAGAAAGTCTCTACAAAATAATAAGATGTTTACTCCTAAGAACAAGATTCCTAAAAGCGAGTCTAGTTCAGAAGAGAAACTGCGTTCACCCAAGTCAATGGACTTACCGATGACACCAGAGCAAATAGTTGAAGAGGCTAAGAAAATAAGTCCCTGTGTCACTTTGTCTCGTGGAAAAGATAATGCAAGGAAGGAGATGAAGAAAAAAATCGTTGAAG gtCTGCTTGATGAAGATCTATGTGAGATAGACAGCGTGGATCACTTCAGGAAGCAGCTCGACTCAGAAATCAAGCGCATTTCCGAGATGTGTGAAACCTGGGATAAGATACTGGAGCAGATCGCCCTGCCTGAAGCTGTacag GAGGCGGTGCTGGGCGCGGTGGGGCAGGCGCGGCTGCTGATGTCGCAGAAGCTGCAGCAGTTCGCGTCGCTGCTGGCGCGCTGCGAGCGCCCCGAGCCGCACCAGGCGCTCGTCACGCCCACCGACCTGCACGGCTTCTGGGACATGGTCTTCATGCAG gTTGAAAATGTAGACATGAGATTCAAGAAACTAGAGGAGATGCGAGCCCGAGGGTGGGTCGACGAGCAACCCGTCGAGGTCAAAAAGAAGGTAGCGTCCAAGCCGGCCGCCAGCCGCAGCAGACCCGCCGCCACCAGCCGCCTGAAGGACATAATCGCCG CTGCCCGAAAAGCCAAGAAAGATCATAACGTCGACGTGCCGGCCGTCGAAAACACAGCGGAGGAGAGCAAAACGTTCGAAGCTGGCTTTTTCAGCGTCCAGTCGCCCGTAAAGTCTCCCAAGCAAGCGTCCACTCCAGTTAGCAAGCCGAGTCTCCTGAAGGCGGTCTTGTCTAATGAGGCTAACAAATCCGCTTCTAAG AATTCAGCTTCGTTCGCCATGCTTCGCGCTTCGCTGATCGGCAAGAATGTTGAACAAAATGAATTGTATGTG CAGGACCTCGTGCCGCTAACACCGATAAATTTAGACGCTACGCCGGCCCGAAGCATCCTTAAATCGACGAAAAAATCTGGAAAGAAATCGATTAAAGTCGTATTATTCGATAAATCAGAATCGGAAGCTGTAGACAAGCAACACTCATCCGAGAATGAAGCGGATATAACCGGCGTGGAGAAAATAGAAACAGATCAGAACGCGGACAGCGGCCTGTCGTCGATGGACGTCGAGAAGGAAGTGGAAGGCAAGGAGAACAAGTCGTCGAGGAGGAAGTCCAAATTGATCAGACAAGACGCGACCGAGGATCGCAGCCCCGTGAAGACGAGGAGTATGCGGAAGAGCATCCAGACACCGACCGCTGAAAACGAGGAAGGGAAGAAGAGAAGTTCCAGAAAGAAGGCACTTCAGGAAGTAGAAATAAACGTGGAGGAGATCAAAACGGAGACTCCTAAAAGGTCATCGAGGCGAAAGAGTTCCAGTATGCGAGATGTTACTGCGTGA
- the LOC125069497 gene encoding disks large-associated protein 5 isoform X3, protein MHAVKKRLENSIRNRKSTRLSVFDKIRNLPRTESPVPVKKVLSKIEHRRMQLEKWKEEKEKKKKEASLQKKKPFIAGVPHNPLKFVPPPPPKPLPSISGRVTRSQSSKQNSANNISKQKCTKTETKQSKYMTQSFAPKNATFNPPIFKNMIKIPTLATHSQNDTKYASIEHSLPAKAPKTAKSKSIAKHEPRNLRSRSQLPEKSNKGKKALSPIKSFSSTSSSSLESNLGEKSPVNKTKTPRKSLQNNKMFTPKNKIPKSESSSEEKLRSPKSMDLPMTPEQIVEEAKKISPCVTLSRGKDNARKEMKKKIVEGLLDEDLCEIDSVDHFRKQLDSEIKRISEMCETWDKILEQIALPEAVQEAVLGAVGQARLLMSQKLQQFASLLARCERPEPHQALVTPTDLHGFWDMVFMQVENVDMRFKKLEEMRARGWVDEQPVEVKKKVASKPAASRSRPAATSRLKDIIAAARKAKKDHNVDVPAVENTAEESKTFEAGFFSVQSPVKSPKQASTPVSKPSLLKAVLSNEANKSASKNSASFAMLRASLIGKNVEQNELYVQDLVPLTPINLDATPARSILKSTKKSGKKSIKVVLFDKSESEAVDKQHSSENEADITGVEKIETDQNADSGLSSMDVEKEVEGKENKSSRRKSKLIRQDATEDRSPVKTRSMRKSIQTPTAENEEGKKRSSRKKALQEVEINVEEIKTETPKRSSRRKSSSMRDVTA, encoded by the exons ATGCATGCG GTGAAAAAACGGCTAGAAAACAGCATTAGAAATAGAAAAAGTACTCGTCTATCagtatttgataaaatcagAAATCTTCCAAGAACAGAAAGTCCAGTGCCTGTAAAAAAGGTATTGTCCAAAATAGAGCACAGGCGGATGCAATTGGAAAAATGGAAGGAAGAAAAGGAGAAGAAGAAAAAAGAGGCTTCATTACAGAAAAAGAAGCCATTTATAGCTGGCGTACCACATAATCCACTTAAATTTGTTCCTCCTCCACCACCGAAACCTTTGCCCAGTATATCTGGGCGAGTCACACGATCACAGTCATCTAAACAAAACTCagcaaataatatttctaaacagAAATGTACTAAAACTGAAACCAAACAATCCAAATATATGACACAATCATTTGCACCAAAAAATGCTACCTTTAATccaccaatatttaaaaatatgattaagatACCCACTTTGGCGACCCATTCACAAAATGACACAAAATATGCTTCTATTGAACATTCATTGCCTGCAAAAGCACCTAAGACTGCTAAATCAAAATCTATTGCAAAACATGAACCCAGAAACTTACGAAGTCGATCTCAGTTACCTGAAAAATCAAATAAGGGTAAAAAAGCATTAAGCCcaataaaatctttttcatCAACTTCAAGTTCCAGCTTGGAATCTAATTTGGGTGAAAAATCTCCAGTTAATAAAACCAAAACTCCGAGAAAGTCTCTACAAAATAATAAGATGTTTACTCCTAAGAACAAGATTCCTAAAAGCGAGTCTAGTTCAGAAGAGAAACTGCGTTCACCCAAGTCAATGGACTTACCGATGACACCAGAGCAAATAGTTGAAGAGGCTAAGAAAATAAGTCCCTGTGTCACTTTGTCTCGTGGAAAAGATAATGCAAGGAAGGAGATGAAGAAAAAAATCGTTGAAG gtCTGCTTGATGAAGATCTATGTGAGATAGACAGCGTGGATCACTTCAGGAAGCAGCTCGACTCAGAAATCAAGCGCATTTCCGAGATGTGTGAAACCTGGGATAAGATACTGGAGCAGATCGCCCTGCCTGAAGCTGTacag GAGGCGGTGCTGGGCGCGGTGGGGCAGGCGCGGCTGCTGATGTCGCAGAAGCTGCAGCAGTTCGCGTCGCTGCTGGCGCGCTGCGAGCGCCCCGAGCCGCACCAGGCGCTCGTCACGCCCACCGACCTGCACGGCTTCTGGGACATGGTCTTCATGCAG gTTGAAAATGTAGACATGAGATTCAAGAAACTAGAGGAGATGCGAGCCCGAGGGTGGGTCGACGAGCAACCCGTCGAGGTCAAAAAGAAGGTAGCGTCCAAGCCGGCCGCCAGCCGCAGCAGACCCGCCGCCACCAGCCGCCTGAAGGACATAATCGCCG CTGCCCGAAAAGCCAAGAAAGATCATAACGTCGACGTGCCGGCCGTCGAAAACACAGCGGAGGAGAGCAAAACGTTCGAAGCTGGCTTTTTCAGCGTCCAGTCGCCCGTAAAGTCTCCCAAGCAAGCGTCCACTCCAGTTAGCAAGCCGAGTCTCCTGAAGGCGGTCTTGTCTAATGAGGCTAACAAATCCGCTTCTAAG AATTCAGCTTCGTTCGCCATGCTTCGCGCTTCGCTGATCGGCAAGAATGTTGAACAAAATGAATTGTATGTG CAGGACCTCGTGCCGCTAACACCGATAAATTTAGACGCTACGCCGGCCCGAAGCATCCTTAAATCGACGAAAAAATCTGGAAAGAAATCGATTAAAGTCGTATTATTCGATAAATCAGAATCGGAAGCTGTAGACAAGCAACACTCATCCGAGAATGAAGCGGATATAACCGGCGTGGAGAAAATAGAAACAGATCAGAACGCGGACAGCGGCCTGTCGTCGATGGACGTCGAGAAGGAAGTGGAAGGCAAGGAGAACAAGTCGTCGAGGAGGAAGTCCAAATTGATCAGACAAGACGCGACCGAGGATCGCAGCCCCGTGAAGACGAGGAGTATGCGGAAGAGCATCCAGACACCGACCGCTGAAAACGAGGAAGGGAAGAAGAGAAGTTCCAGAAAGAAGGCACTTCAGGAAGTAGAAATAAACGTGGAGGAGATCAAAACGGAGACTCCTAAAAGGTCATCGAGGCGAAAGAGTTCCAGTATGCGAGATGTTACTGCGTGA